GGACCCAACGGCGTGCTGGAGGGCGCACATCCGGGCCTCCTCATAGTGGATATGAGCACCATCGCCCCAGCCGTCTCCCGACGTCTGGCCGAACAGGCCGCGCAACGGGGCGTCCGGATGCTCGACGCCCCGGTCTCCGGCAGCGTGGGGCCCGCGACGGAAGGGGCCCTCACGATCTTCGTCGGGGGTCCGCGGGAAGCGTTTGAGGCCGTCGAGGATCTCCTGCGGGTCCTGGGGCGGAACATCCATTACGTGGGCGAGAACGGGATGGGATGCGCGGTGAAGCTCGCCGTGAATCTCATCCTGGGCGTGTCGATGCAGGCGCTGGGCGAGGCCTTCGCCCTGGGCGCCCGCGCCGGGATCCCTCCGCAACAGCTGTGGGGGATCCTTCAGGATCTGGCAGTGATCTCCCCCGCGCAGCGGAACAAAGGCGGAAAGATCGTGGAGGGGGACTTCACGCCCTCTTTCGCCCTGCGCCTGATGGAGAAGGATCTCAGCCTGATCGTGGAGTTCGGCCGTCAGATCGGGGCGCCCACGCCCCTGGCCGCCGTGGCCCAGCAAACGTTCCTGATAGCCCGGGAGCACGGCTGGGCGGAAGCCGATTACTCCGCCATCGCGGCCTGGCTGCTGGATCAGCCACCCTTAGAGGACACGGGAAGGGTATCCTCTCTTTAATCGGGGAACTTCGAGGGCCTGGCCCTGATCCAGGAAATACGTTCCCACCGCCTTCCCAAACCCAAGCGTAACGGCGTAAGCTAAAAAGAAGTCCAGCATACAAATCGGACAGGGGTTCAGGGAGTCCCGATGGCGCAACCCGAACATCGGATGGAATGGATCCCGCCGGAGGAGGCGGGACTCACCGATCGGGAGCAGGAGATCCTCCGCCTGGTGGCCCAGGGGCTGGCCAACAAGGAGATCGCCTATCGCCTGGGGATCAGCCAGAACACCGTGAAGGTCCACCTCCGCAATATCTTCTCCAAGACCAACCTCCAGTCCCGCACCGAGGCCGCGATGTATGCGGTCCGTTTCCGGCTGGTGACCCTGATGCCTTCCTTTCCGGCGATCGGAGAGGAAGAAGCGGAGGAGGGAGAGGGAGAAGAGGCGCCCCTGCCCGCGGAACCGCCAGCGACGCCGGAGGAGGCCCCGAAGCCACCGGCGATGGTCTCCGCCCTTTCTAAGATGGAGGAATCCGCCCTCACGGCCTTTCCGCGCTGGCAGGCCATCATCCTTCTGATCGCCTTCCTCCTGGGGATCGCGTGGGCGCTGGGGCCCGAGCCGGCGCGCTCGGAGGCACCGGGTGTGATCTTCCAGGGCGATCAGGCCGGCCAGGGCATCGAGCGGACTGAGGCGTTATCCCGGTGGAAGCTGATCCGCCAGATGCCCACGCCCCGGGCGCGCTTCGCCCTGGCCCGCTGGCGGGACTGGCTGATCGTGATCGGGGGGGAAGCCCCCGAGGGCATCACCGATCGGGTGGAGCGCCTGGATCTCCGAAGAGCGACCTGGGAGCGGGGGGCACCCAAACCGTATCCGGTGGCGGCGGCCGCCGCCGGAACGCTGGGGGATCGGATCTACGTGCCGGGAGGGATCAACCCTCAGGGACAACCGGTCGATCGGGTGGACGTTTACGATCCGGAGGCAGACCGCTGGCTGGAGGGGCCTTCCCTGCCGGGGCCGCTGGCGGCCTATGCGATGGCCGTCGCCGGGGATCGCCTCTATATTTTCGGAGGGTGGGATGGCCGCCGCCTGCAGGGAACGGTCTGGATGCTGGACCCGGCGCGAGGGCGCTGGGAGCCCCGCGCCCCTATGCCCACCCCCCGCGCTTTCGCCGCCGCCGCCGCGCTGGACGATGCGATCTACGTGGTGGGAGGTTACGACGGTCAGCGGGAACTGGCAGCCTGTGAGCGCTACCGGTTCGCCGCCGACCGCTGGGAGCCATGCCCGCCGTTGAACGTGGGGCGGGGCGGGCTGGCGCTGGTGGCGATGGACGGCTACCTCTTCGCGATCGGGGGCGGATGGCGGATCCCCCTGGCGTTCAACGAGCGATACCAGCCCGGCGCCGATCACTGGACCCCCTTCGAGACGCCCATCACCGGGACGTGGCGGAACCTATCCGCCGCGCCGGGGGACGACGCGATCTGGATCCTGGGCGGATGGAGCGGAGAGCTGCGCGCCGGGGTATGGCGATTCACCCCCTTCCCCTTCCGGCTTTTCCTCCCCGCAACCCAGCGCTGAGCCCTTCCCGCCCGGGCGGGCGGATCCCCTGTCCTCTCCGTGGAGTCCACCGCTGGGTCGGAAGGCCATGGAGATCTGGTTCCTGATCCCGGTGAAACGGCTGGAACGGGCGAAGTCCCGTCTGGCGGCCGTGCTCCCGCAGCGGGCACGGATCCGCCTCACATGGCGGCTGACGCAGCGCACCCTGCGGGTGGTCGCCCGGGTGCCGGAAGTCCATCCCCTGGTGATCAGCGCCGACCTCCGGGTGCTGGCCCTGGCCCGGAGCATGGGATTGGATGTGTATTTCGACCGGTGGGAGGATCTGAACCGCGCCCTGACCGCCGCCCGCCGGTATGCGGTCCGCCACGGCGCGGAAGGGATCGGCGTGCTCCCCATCGATCTCCCCCGCGTGACCCCTGAAGCGATCCGGGCCCTGCTCCAGGCCGGCTTCCCGGATCGAGGCCTGGTGCTGGTCCCCGATCAACGGGCCCAGGGCACCAACGCCCTCCTTCTGCGCCCGCCGGAAGCCCTCCCCTTCCGGTTCGGCCCGGGGAGCCTGGAGGCGTTCCAGGCGGAAGCCCGGGCCCGGGGCCTCCCCGTGCGCCTTTTCCACCACGAGGCCCTGACCTTCGACCTGGACACCGAGGCGGATTGGGCCGCGTGGCGCGCCCGGGCGGACCTGACGAAGCGGTAGCACCCCAGCGGTCCGCCGCCGAAATCGCCCTACCCCCTTGACAAATCCTCGCAAAGGGGCTATGCTCTGAATTAGAACAAATGTTCGAATAAGGGGAAGCGATGGCCGACCGGGATCGGTTGCTGAGCTATCTGGAGGCCTACTGGGAGACCCACGGCTATGGCCCCACGCTGGAAGAGATCCGCCGGCAGATGGGGTTTGCCTCGCGTTCCCACGCCCTTTATCACCTGCGCGCGCTGGTTCAAAAAGGCCTGGTGGCCCGCGAACCCAGGAAACATCGGACCTGGCGGCCGGTCTCCCTTCCGCCCCCGCCCGTATCGATCCCCCTTAAGGGCGTGGTCCCCGCCTCCTCGCCGGATCAGATGGCGGAGGTCATCCCTCAGGATCTGGGGACCCTGCGCCTGCCCGCGGCCTGGGTGCCTCACCGTTGCCGGTTCGCCCTCTGGGTCCGCGGGGAATCCATGATCGGCCGGGGGATTCAGCCATATGACATCGTGCTGATCGAGCCGGTGACCTGGAGCGAGGTCCGCTCCGGGGACCTGGTGGTGGCGCGGCTGCGCGGTCGAAATCAGCTGACCCTGAAGGAACTGGCCATCGAACAGCCGAAGGGCGCCGCGCGGAAGAACGAAGCGATCTACTGGCTACGGCCTGCCCATCCGGAGCTGCCGCCGATCCGCCTGGATCGGCGGATGTGGGTGCTGGAGGGGCGCGTGGCGTTCCGGTTCGGCCCCGTGCGGGATCTGGGGGCCATCATCCAGGAAGGATAGCGAGGAGGTGCATGGGCGCTGCATCTCCCCAGGCGTTCCCTGGATCAGAGGAGGCGTTCCCCATGAAGCGGCGGTGGCTGGAGGCCCAGGCGGATCTGGTGGAGCAGGTGCTCTGGCAGCATCGATCGCCCGGGCGGGTGACGGGCGGCCGGCTCACGCCGACGGCCATCTTTTTTCAGATCGTCCCCGCCCCCGGCGTCCGCTGGTCGCGCCTGAAGGGGCTGGCGGAGGAGCTGGCTTTGGCCCTCGGGGTGCCCAGCGTGCGGATCCAGCGGGAGGGGCCGGTGGTGCAGCTGGAGATCCCCCGGCCCGATCCCCAGACGGTGCGCTTCCTCCCGCTGATGGAGCAGGTCCGCCGATCGATGTCCCGTTATCCGCCTTATACCGCCCTCCTCGGGCTGGCCGCGGACGGCGCGCCGCTGCTGATCCGCCTGACCAGCCCGCAGGTCGCCCACATTCTGATCGCCGGGACCACCGGATCGGGCAAGACCTCGCTGGCCCGGACGATGCTGGCCAGCCTGGTGTTGACCCACCGGCCTGCTCAGCTGGCCCTGGTGCTCCTGGATCCCAAGGGGACGGCCTTCGCGGCCTTCCGCGAGCTCCCCCACGTGCAGGCCTTCGTCCCGGGGGATCCCTCGGAGGCGGCTGCGCGCCTGGAGGCGGCGGTCCGGTGGATGGAGCGCCGCGCGCAGGAGGGGATCTCGACCCCCCGCGTGCTGATCGTCATCGACGAGCTGGGGGATCTGGTGCAGCAGGGCGGGCGGGAAGTGGGGGAGCTGCTGACCCGGCTGGCCCAGCGGGGGCGGGAGGCGGGGATTCATCTCCTGGCCTGCACCCAGAAGCCGTCGGCGGCGCTGCTGGGCGGGCAGCTGACCGCCAACTTCCCCGCCCGCCTGGTGGGGCGGGTGGTCTCGGCGGAGGACGCGCGGGTGGCGGCGGGGATCGGGGGAACGGGCGCGGAGCGCCTGCAGGGGAAGGGGGATTTCATCGCCGTGGTGGGCGGAACGGTCACCCGTTTCCAGGCGGCGTATCTGGTGCCCGAGGAGCTCCGCGCCGTGCTCCGGCAGAGAACGGCGAATGAGAGGGGATGAACAACGCTCGCATGCGGCTTGCGGTTCGCGATCTCGAACAGGAGGTCACAGATGCGGGCGGCGTGGCTGGGATTGTTCGGGATGCTCTGCGCGGTCGCCTTCGGGATCACGGGGGCGATCTGGGTGGGGCTTCATCTCGGCGGGTGGGGGCTGGCGGTGGTCACCGGGCTCGCCCTGGGGATCCCGGTGGCCGCTCTGCTGCTCTCCGCACGGCCCCGGCCCGCCGTCTGGGTCGGGGAACCGGTGACGGCACCCTGGGTGGAACGCGATCCCGCGCCGGGGATCCCCAGCGGAGCGCCCTGGGCCGCCCCGGCGAACGGCTGGGGGATGGCCTCCCCAGGCCGGGGGCCCTTTGGGCTTCCCTTCCCAACGATCCCCTGGATCTCGTGGATCGCCTGGATGCCCGGGCCGCCCGCGCCGGATCCCCACCGCGGGGGATGGCCCCTTCTGCCCCCTCCGGCGCCCCGGACCTTCACGGTGATCGGAGAGGACGGGGAGGAGTGAAGCCGCTGGGGAGGCCACCGGAAGGGCCTCCCCAGCGCTTCAGTTCTCCTGGAAGATGGGCTACGCTCAGGCGCGCGAGGCGCAAGCAAGGCGCAAGCAAATGGAGAGCGGAGGATCCCCGCGACCACCCCCCCGACGGCGCGGGGCCGGTATATGAGCGGGTATGGACTCCCGTGGGGGCTGGGGTTCGGGGCGGGGCCGGGATGGCGTTTTCTCCTCAACCCTCAGACTTTCCCTTCCATACCTGCCGGATGCGCTCTCGTGCCTCCCAGAGGGCGGGATCCCCTCGACCCGCCATCTGCAAGGTTTGCCTCAGATAACGGATGTTTTGCACCCGGACGCCGCGGACGACCAGATCCGCGGGCACGAAAGCGCGGGAGAAGACCACCACTCCCTCGATCCATGGCTCCCGCCCGATCCGCTCTCGGAGCTGCCCTTTGAGCCATCGGATGTTCCGCAGAACCTGCTGGATGGGATCCTTCTCGATTGGGCGTCCATTTCGCAACAGGCGCTCCCCATCGGCGGTGATCCGTCCGGGATGGGACTTGGTTTCCAGGAGGAATATACGGCCTTCACGGGTGATCACCAGGTGATCGATGTTCCCGTAAGGGCTTTCGAGGTCGTGGATGACGAGGAAGCCATCCCCCCGTTCTTCCAGGATGCGGCCTACCTGCTCCTCCGCATAGGCCCCTCTCTCGGCCCGACGGACGGCGCGCTCGCCTCGCCGCGCGATCCGATCGAGGAGGTCAGATCCCAGGCGGATCATCAAGGCCAGGGCGAGCCATCCAGCCCTTCCGATGCCCGGCGCGCGGCCCTCGCCGAGGAGGAGGGCCGCAGCGATCAGGAGCAGGCTGCCACCCAGGGTGACCGCCATCAGGGTTCGCTTTCGCCGCATCGCCATCGCCCGGGTCGATGCGCCCGCCTCTCCAGCCCCCGGCTTCCTGGGGATCAGCCCGAAAGTGAGGAGGCTGATCCCCAAGATGAGGATCCACCGCAGGATCAAAGCCCCTATGGGAAGGCCGAGCAGATTTAACCAGGCCGGCTGAGGGCGATGGGGCCACCGTCGGAGGCGGCAGCCCTCCCCCAAGGAAAGCCACCGCCACCAGCCCACCGATGACGGCAACCACCAAAATCGCCAGGGCAAAACCAACACCGCCCGGCCGTTGTGTCTGCAAGCCCGCCAGTCCTTCAGTTTATTTTCTTGGAGGCTACTGCCCCCGATAAAGGCCGGGGCCGGGGGTCGGCTCAGGGACGGTCAGATGGCGGACCGTTTTCGGGTCCGGCCTGCCCCGGCCCCGTCGTCGGCGACGCCTTAAGCCGGTGATAGCGCTCCCGCTGCCTGGCCCGGATTTTCTCCAGGTTGCGCTGCCGGTAGGCTCGGGATGCGGCCCGGTTGGCACAGCGCCTGGAGCAGTACTTCCGACCGGTCTCCCCCTCGAACTCCTGACCGCAGACCGGGCAGACCAGCTTATGCCGGCGGCGGTATACGTGTATAATAATGTCACACTGCTTGTTAATATGCTGCTAGCGGGGGTTTGGCTTGCGGCGGCTAGGGCTCTTTATTGCGCTGGCCACCTTGCTTCTACTAGTAGAGCTGGGGCCTAAACTTCTGGTCACGGCAGAGGGACCCCATCCGCCGCCTCCGGCTGCCGGCCATCTGGAAATCGGGCCTCCCAGGCGGGTAACACTCGCCGAGCTGCCGCCCTCCGAGCCCGAGGCCGGGCCGCCCCAGGCAAAGCCCTTTGTGCCCCTGGACCCGGTTTGGGTACGAGCGGGCCAAGCGGGAGCCTAAAGCCGGGCAGGGGCCGGTCTTTGGGCTTTCAGTACCGCAGGCACCAAGTAGTGCCAACCTTCGGGTTGTTAACAGTTTTGGGGTAATGGACCAGGCTCTCCAGCAGTTCGTCTCAGGCTTGGGTCAGGTTCCACCCGATACCCAGCTGGCGGCCGGCCCAAATCACCTGGTTCAGATGGTCAACGTGGCCGGGGCGGTCTGGTCCAAATCGGGCTACCTGCTTTCCACCTTCAGCCTTCGGTCGTTCTTTGGGATACCTTCAGGTTACCAAAGGCTGAGCGACCCCAGGGTTATTTACGACGCACTGAGCGGACGCTGGTTTGCGTCGGCATTTGCCTGGGTTTCGGATTATGACAAAAGCAGCGCGGTTTACCTGGCGGTATCGGCCGGGCCCGACCCGACCGGCTGGTGGTGGGTTTACACCGTTCAGAGCAACTTTGTGGGGATTCTGTATGACCAGCCGTTTATCGGGTTAAGCAGCGATAAGGTGGTGATTTCCTGGAATGATTACTACGGGGCCCCCTGTCCGGGCAGCAGTTCTAGCTTCTCTGGCCAAGAAACGGTGGTGCTGGAGAAGGCGGACCTTTTAAGTGGGCTTCCGGTGCGGGGTATAAGATTCGGCCCGGACTGTTTTAGATTCAGGATTGTACCGGCGCTGGCGTTAACGCCCTCGGGTCCGGCCTACTTGGTCTATAACGGTTGGACAATGTCCAAGATCTATAACGGCCGCGGTTACCTGGGGCTTGTCACCGTGACAGGGTCCCCCGCCCTCGGGAATGTGGTCTGGTCGGAGCAAACCCTGTCGATGCCCGCTACCTCGATACCGCCCAAGGCCTATGACGGGCTTGCCGGGGTATATCTGGATACGGGTGATGACCGGTTTCAGTCGGCCGTCTGGCAAAACGGGATTCTGTGGACTGGGGGCAATACCGGGTGTGTCCCGCCCGGCGACGCCTATACCCGGTCCTGCCTGCGGTTGGTCCAGGCTTCCACGACGACGCCTTCGCTACTGCAGAGCTTCGACGTCGGGTTGGCAGGGGGTTACCTGATGTACCCGGCCGTGGCCGTGGACCGTGACGGCAACATGTTTGTGACCTTTTCTGCCATCTCAAGCACCAGTTACGCCGGAGTTTGGGCGGGCTATCAGGCGGCATCCGGACCTTTGTATCAAATAGGGGGTCCGGTGGCTATCCACTACGGCGAAGCGGCTTACCGCTGCTCCTTTGACTCGCTTCAATGGGGCGCATACCGGTGGGGCGATTATTCGGGGGCCGGCCTCGACCCGGCTGACCCAAGCACCGTCTGGTTAACCGGTGAATACGCAGCGGCCGGGACCGTAGATTGCAATTGGGGCAACTGGACGGCCCAGGTGAGGTTGTTGCAGCAACCGACGCCCACGCCGACTCCTAGCCCGACGCCGAGGCCCTGGCCGACGCCAACTCCTAGCCCGACGCCGACGCCCTACCGCCTCTGGTTACCGTTTATTATCAAATGGTGAAAGTTTTGCTGCCTGGTTTGCTTTGCTACCTTTTGCTGTTTGGGTCGGCTTGCGTCTTCCTATGACTGCACCTTTTCGGTCGAGCTGGAGCCCGGCACCTGGAACCGAAGCCCCCAGGATCCCTCCCAGGAACCCGAGGGATCCGAGCGCCAGCCCTTCCCCAACGCCGATCCCTGGGATCCATACCGGCCATACGGCCGGCGAGGGTCACCGCCAGCACCCCGAGCACGGATAATGTTCCGGCAAGCATCAAAAGACCTCGTAGAAGGCCGAAAACCATTACCAGCACTTCTCCCGTGCTCATCCTCCGCCTCCTCCTTGCGGGATCCCAGCGAGAGCCTGCCACCTCCTAATCCGTCAGGACACGGCGAGCCCGTCACGATGGGTGGATGTCCGCCCATCCGTTGGCCTCCAGGAACTCCTCCACACGGTTGAAGGCGTTGAAGAAGAGGGGGGTTCCGGCGAAGGAGAGAGGAGAGACAGGGCCTGTGGTCATAAACGAATACTCCCGGGAGGCGGCATCGAAGGCGGAGTGGGGATCCCGGAACAGTTGATAGAGATCCAGAGCCCGGCTCCGTCCCCCGACCAGCTCCGAGAGGGCGCGGAACTCCTGACCCATCCCCAGCCCGAATCCGAAGAAGAAGATGCGCAACTGATCCACGATCCCCCGATGCAGGCTGGATAACGTCTGGCTGATAAACATCCACCCCACACCGTATTTGCGGGTGGTACGGACCGCATCGATCAGCAGGTCGCGAACGGCCTTCTTCTCCGAATCTTCCGGGTCTTCGCGCGGCGCCAGCCGGTGGGCCTCGTCCATCAGAACTAAAGCATTGAGGCTACGGCTCTCCCGATAGGCAGACTCCGCCGCCTGCAGAATTCCCTCGAGAATCCGCTTGATAACCAGGGCTTGAACCGTCTCTGTCCAGAAGATCGCAGACGATCCAGCCGGCGCGTTCGCGCTTCGGAACAGGGGCAGGGAGGAGGGATCCGGGCTTTCCGCTTTCGCGCGCTCCTCCGACAGGTCAATCACCACCAGAGGCCGGTTCCCTTCTTCGCGCTTGAAAAGCCGATACAGCAACGCATCCACCTTTTGGGCCCCCTGTCGATCCTCCCGGAACAGGCTCGCGACAGGGAGCCAGTAACGTGTGTAGAACTCGTTGGCGTCAGCGCTCTGATGCATAGATCGAAATCGCTCTCGCGATACATCTGACCGGTAGAACACTTTCTGGACCAATTCTTGCCCCAGAAGCATCCAGGCCTTCTGGAAAGCCTGGGGCGTATACAGGTCAGCCAAGCGAACGTGTTGACGCTGCAGCCGGTCGGCCAGGGTCTGGCATGCGAGCTCCCGGTTTTCGCCCGTCGGGACGCTGAGCTGTTCGAAGAAGGGGCTCTCATACAGGATGCGTGCGAAAAGCTCCCAGCGATCCAGCACCAGATCCCGAACACCAACCACCTGAAGGGGTTTGCCCAGCCGATTCAGGATTTGCTTCATCGGAAGCCTGAATTCCCCGGTGGGCTCCCCCCGCAGGTCCTTGGCGAACTCTCCCTGAGGGTCCAGGACCAGCAAGGCCATCTGGGGATAGCGGGCATAAGCCAGGAGGATCATCTTGGCCAGCACTGACTTGCCGGAGCCCGTCTTCCCGAAGATCCCCACATGATAAGCCTCGCCCGCACCGTCCGGGCCGCTGTCGAAGTGCTTAAACCAAAGGGGGAGCTTCGGTGTGGAGCCGTAGACCCGCCCCAGATAGAACAGCTGACGCTGATAGGGAGCCAGCAAGGCCTCCAGAATCGGATCGTCCACCCGATAGACGGGTGTGCCGGTAGCGGGGACGGTGCCCAGGATGCTGGGGCGGTAGGTGTTCCTATCACGACAGAAGACCGCGCTGACCACCATCTCTCCCTGATGGGTGTCCTGTCGCTCGCTCACCGCATCCACCCGGCCACGCTGCCGGATCAGGCTTCGCATGGTGGGGTCCTCATGCCAGACGTTCCGCAGCCTTATCTCGGTGATCTGTCCGAGCGCATAGTGGCTTTTGCCATCTTGCTGGAATCGAAAGAGGGCGAATTCGCCCACCAGTTTGCGGTTCACCGCGCTGGCCAGGATGTCCAGCGCCAGCTCGGAGGTAGACGACGGTGAGCCTACCACGCCGATGCGCTCCGCCTGATCGATCTGGTAATCCAGGGAATGGTTCGCCATCGTGCGGCCTCCTTATCCTGGAGAGCTTTATCGACCGCCCTCCGTGCGGTATCCGTGCAGATTCAGGAAGATGTCATCCACATCGCCGGCCCAGGTTTCGGCCAGCTGCTGGCTCATCACCTGGCGCAGGGCAGGGATCGCTCGACTCAGATGCTTCACCATCCGATCGGCCAGATAAAGGGGGTAGGGCTCCAGCATGCCGGGGGCGCTACACTGAGCGCGAAGGGCCTGGATGACGGAGGCCAGCCGGGCCATGTTCCCTGCGATGGAGCGGCTCATCTCCAGCCGGACCGCCGGCAGCCAGGCGCGGGGACGGTAATAAGCGACCTGAATCTCGTTGAGCAGGCTGAGGATTTCATCCCGCAGCTTCTCGGCGCCCGGCCGGATGCGATCGGGCAGCAGCTCCAGCTGAAGATGCCAGGGTTGCCGGGGAGGCTCTAAGGGACGGGGGGCGGTAAACTCCCCAGGCTCCAGCAATCCGGTCA
This sequence is a window from Thermoflexus sp.. Protein-coding genes within it:
- a CDS encoding NAD(P)-dependent oxidoreductase; this encodes MRALGFIGLGRMGTPMARRLLRAGHRLTVYNRTREKAEPLIAEGARWADSPRAVAQASEVVFLMLADSAASEAMLAGPNGVLEGAHPGLLIVDMSTIAPAVSRRLAEQAAQRGVRMLDAPVSGSVGPATEGALTIFVGGPREAFEAVEDLLRVLGRNIHYVGENGMGCAVKLAVNLILGVSMQALGEAFALGARAGIPPQQLWGILQDLAVISPAQRNKGGKIVEGDFTPSFALRLMEKDLSLIVEFGRQIGAPTPLAAVAQQTFLIAREHGWAEADYSAIAAWLLDQPPLEDTGRVSSL
- a CDS encoding kelch repeat-containing protein, producing MAQPEHRMEWIPPEEAGLTDREQEILRLVAQGLANKEIAYRLGISQNTVKVHLRNIFSKTNLQSRTEAAMYAVRFRLVTLMPSFPAIGEEEAEEGEGEEAPLPAEPPATPEEAPKPPAMVSALSKMEESALTAFPRWQAIILLIAFLLGIAWALGPEPARSEAPGVIFQGDQAGQGIERTEALSRWKLIRQMPTPRARFALARWRDWLIVIGGEAPEGITDRVERLDLRRATWERGAPKPYPVAAAAAGTLGDRIYVPGGINPQGQPVDRVDVYDPEADRWLEGPSLPGPLAAYAMAVAGDRLYIFGGWDGRRLQGTVWMLDPARGRWEPRAPMPTPRAFAAAAALDDAIYVVGGYDGQRELAACERYRFAADRWEPCPPLNVGRGGLALVAMDGYLFAIGGGWRIPLAFNERYQPGADHWTPFETPITGTWRNLSAAPGDDAIWILGGWSGELRAGVWRFTPFPFRLFLPATQR
- the cofC gene encoding 2-phospho-L-lactate guanylyltransferase; translation: MEIWFLIPVKRLERAKSRLAAVLPQRARIRLTWRLTQRTLRVVARVPEVHPLVISADLRVLALARSMGLDVYFDRWEDLNRALTAARRYAVRHGAEGIGVLPIDLPRVTPEAIRALLQAGFPDRGLVLVPDQRAQGTNALLLRPPEALPFRFGPGSLEAFQAEARARGLPVRLFHHEALTFDLDTEADWAAWRARADLTKR
- a CDS encoding LexA family protein, with product MADRDRLLSYLEAYWETHGYGPTLEEIRRQMGFASRSHALYHLRALVQKGLVAREPRKHRTWRPVSLPPPPVSIPLKGVVPASSPDQMAEVIPQDLGTLRLPAAWVPHRCRFALWVRGESMIGRGIQPYDIVLIEPVTWSEVRSGDLVVARLRGRNQLTLKELAIEQPKGAARKNEAIYWLRPAHPELPPIRLDRRMWVLEGRVAFRFGPVRDLGAIIQEG
- a CDS encoding DNA translocase FtsK, producing the protein MKRRWLEAQADLVEQVLWQHRSPGRVTGGRLTPTAIFFQIVPAPGVRWSRLKGLAEELALALGVPSVRIQREGPVVQLEIPRPDPQTVRFLPLMEQVRRSMSRYPPYTALLGLAADGAPLLIRLTSPQVAHILIAGTTGSGKTSLARTMLASLVLTHRPAQLALVLLDPKGTAFAAFRELPHVQAFVPGDPSEAAARLEAAVRWMERRAQEGISTPRVLIVIDELGDLVQQGGREVGELLTRLAQRGREAGIHLLACTQKPSAALLGGQLTANFPARLVGRVVSAEDARVAAGIGGTGAERLQGKGDFIAVVGGTVTRFQAAYLVPEELRAVLRQRTANERG
- a CDS encoding nuclease-related domain-containing protein, giving the protein MRRKRTLMAVTLGGSLLLIAAALLLGEGRAPGIGRAGWLALALMIRLGSDLLDRIARRGERAVRRAERGAYAEEQVGRILEERGDGFLVIHDLESPYGNIDHLVITREGRIFLLETKSHPGRITADGERLLRNGRPIEKDPIQQVLRNIRWLKGQLRERIGREPWIEGVVVFSRAFVPADLVVRGVRVQNIRYLRQTLQMAGRGDPALWEARERIRQVWKGKSEG
- a CDS encoding ATP-binding protein, whose product is MANHSLDYQIDQAERIGVVGSPSSTSELALDILASAVNRKLVGEFALFRFQQDGKSHYALGQITEIRLRNVWHEDPTMRSLIRQRGRVDAVSERQDTHQGEMVVSAVFCRDRNTYRPSILGTVPATGTPVYRVDDPILEALLAPYQRQLFYLGRVYGSTPKLPLWFKHFDSGPDGAGEAYHVGIFGKTGSGKSVLAKMILLAYARYPQMALLVLDPQGEFAKDLRGEPTGEFRLPMKQILNRLGKPLQVVGVRDLVLDRWELFARILYESPFFEQLSVPTGENRELACQTLADRLQRQHVRLADLYTPQAFQKAWMLLGQELVQKVFYRSDVSRERFRSMHQSADANEFYTRYWLPVASLFREDRQGAQKVDALLYRLFKREEGNRPLVVIDLSEERAKAESPDPSSLPLFRSANAPAGSSAIFWTETVQALVIKRILEGILQAAESAYRESRSLNALVLMDEAHRLAPREDPEDSEKKAVRDLLIDAVRTTRKYGVGWMFISQTLSSLHRGIVDQLRIFFFGFGLGMGQEFRALSELVGGRSRALDLYQLFRDPHSAFDAASREYSFMTTGPVSPLSFAGTPLFFNAFNRVEEFLEANGWADIHPS